The DNA window atctcttaatttttttaaaaaataaaaattctagggAAACAAACAAATTTGTTCATTGGGTGATTTGGGACGGTTGTGGAAAgcaatttgatttgatatataaaGCACGTATATGTAGATTGCTGCCATGcatgtttgcttttattttgcttCAGAAAGATTTTCCGGAAACAAACAAAGCTGCTTTAATGACTTCCGGGGACCCCTATAGTATATAGGACGAGTAAAATACCAATCCATTCGAAAATATTGATTAAACTTCATCCATTGTTAGATCAAGCTGGTCTTTTGCGTAGTTTCTCGATATATCTATAGTCTAAACAAAAgcattttttaagaaatttatgaGTTTATGTActtaatatgttaattaaaaattttgtgatATTTTAGTTAGGGTGAAatcttttaaaagaaatttaaatctagtaaattttcatttaaaaatatgtctCATGGATTTAAGTAGTattaaatattcattttaattcaaataaatttactTAGTTTGATTTCCTAAACTTTAATAGTCAATACAAGTAgaacaggaaaaataaaaatgCCTTTCAAAAATTTCCAGGAAACGAACAAAGTTGTTTTAATGAGCTAGTGAACGCCTATAACAAATACAACTTCAAAACGGAAAGATTTTCTcgagaaaataaaacaaagttgttttcaattttcgtcgaaatgaaaaacaaaatgctTCATAAAGATTTCCCAGGAAACAAACAAAGTGGCTTTAATGAGGCTGGGGACGTTAACAGCGAATTACAAACATCAAGTGAAAGTAAAAGGTTTAAAGAGAAAATTAATACTTTTCACACAGTAATCTGCATGCAATACACAGACAAAGTGTACGTCTTTTTCATCAAAACGCGTTTTATACACAAAAAGCTGAAATTTCTCAATTTCCGTTTTTTCTTTGAAGGAAAACTCATAGCTTTGGACCCCATTCTGGATTTAGACATAACATTAGTGTATCCCTTCGAAGTTTGGTTTTCCATTAGAACATTAAGAAAAAAATGTACTTCAATTTTTGTCGGACGTGTATAGCAACAGCATGCGTCCATACATGAATCGGTTAAATCGTGCTTACATAATTAGCCCTAGTTTGGATAAACAAGTTGGATTgatctttttaaaatttgtttggaAATATTGTTGACAGTGGTCAATAAGGAGGAAATAGAGATGGTGACAAAGAGGTCGGTTCACTTATATAGGCGAAAGAGGAGGAGTAAGAAGAGAATAAGGTGATGGACGTTGGAAAGGTAAGGTACACTGAGTGCTGAGGATGAGTGCTTAAGGTTGTTAAATAGGGAAAATATCATTTCTTTATCGTTCCTTGGGATATTTAAAGGGGGAGGAACCTTGTTTGGTAGTGCCAAGTTTTCGACAATATGGGCAGTGGCCTGCTCGTATGGTCGGCCAAATTGCAATTTGGTTGCCTTCAAGTGTGGTATTGAATTGACATTCCCTCTATTGAGATATAATGAGGTTGTTGTGCATTGATTGTCCGATAATGGTTCCTTTAGGTGGTGAGTATGTTACCTCTAAAAAGCAGGTAGCCTAATGGAAGATCCTCTAATCAATGGGTGGTTAGTGATGTGAGGCAAAAGGCAATCCGTGAATGCTTCTCAAATAATTTATCGTAATGCCACGTGTCCAAATTGGGTAaggaatataataaatattaaaacaaagtatttgtattgaaatttatcCATTGCAACAACAAATTTTCTATTTGGTTTGACTTCTTTTCAGACTTCTTAAAAGTCAAAACGTTTAGTATAATAAAATGCACattaaagatgaaaaaaataatgtTTGGTATAGCAAAAATCATCCATTAATTTGGTTCTTTTGCATCCTACAAAACTAAGAAACCACCGTTTCTTTGgtagaaaaataaaggaaaagttatatagattttttttatcatcatAATGACGTGGGAAGAAAAGAGAATGATAAGGCTTAAAACGTAGATAAAAATTTTTATCTAAAATTCacagtaaataattaaaatgatttgacatatatatatataaactgctTGTAAATGCATGCATGTATGTAAAATgtttactaattaaataaattttaatttcgttGACATTCCATTTATAACGAATAACCTCATAATTATAAACAGTTTAAGCATTAGTTAGACTAAAGGATTCAACCTCTTTTCAAACTAATCGCTATCAAAGCTAAGCTACAATATTATGATTATCAGAAGTGTCtgtctctttctttttttctttttttttttttttttatggttttcaaagAAAAGTTGTATTTTGCGTCGTAAATTCTGTCAGCCGTAACAGAAACATGACAGCTAAAAGAAAACAAACCCTAAATGATGAGCACCTCCTTTGCCAATTCTACCCCTGCGTTATTATCTCGCTGTACTTGCTAGTACATATTCGCCTTTATTTTTACAATCAAACCTAGGACCGGCAAGCAATTGTCCAGGAGTTAAAGGCTTAAAGCTCTTGGGTTTGGTTTTTCTCGAGTTAGTTTAAATACAAGAGCTTCTATATAATATCGAGGAGGAGATTGAAGATGACAATGTTTGAATTGTTATTTACGTGCCTGTAATAACTTTAGCTAAATAAATTACTTACatattattttgaattgattttattACGTGTTACAataatatgtatatttgtattaattttgAGATGCcgtattcatatatttatttatgttacgTCTTGGAattgtgatttatttatttatataaactaGGATTGTAAATCAAGGGTTCACAGAAGTTATATGGTTCAAATTGTTTTACCACGTGTTCAATTACAATCCACCCAATTCCTAATTCATATCTTGAGCAATGAGCAAGGGAAAGGAGGCTTTAAAATCTATTAGAAAAAGTTAATAAATTACTAGCTAACCCAATCCTTGATGGGGAAAAATATACTTTAAAAAACAGATCGTAggcttgaaaaagaaaaagaacatggATCAATTTCGGCTTGACCAGACCCAGAACCCATTTATCTAGGTTCAAGCAATAGTCCAACTAGGGCCTTCTTAAACCCTTTCACCGTTGGCTAGGGTTGAAGGCCTTAGCTTAGCAATATTAAATCAATTGATTTATAAAAAGCATATTTTAAAGATAGACAAAAAGATTAATCTTGCAATTCTTTTTTCGACCTCTATGCTTCCTTTGTATACAAAAAGCCAAGAGTATATAATCTTTTGAGAAGAATTCTGCATTAAACTTAACCCAAACCTATGTTTCTTTGAAACAAAAGTTTCAATCATCGTTTGGTTACAGCTTGAATGGGTACCTACAAATAAGAACAAAGAACGAAATCCGTACACTAAAAAATCGCCATTGGTGGACATCAACCCTATTATTGCTCTCAACAAGGGGAATCCCCTTTATAAAATTCATACATGAATTAACTAAAGTAGCATTGCGTTCTCCACGAACTACATACTTTTTCCTGCCTTTGCAGGTGCAGGAGTGGGAGCACCACCGCCAGTGGTTGGCCTGCAGGAGTGGGAAAACCAGATTTAAGTCATTGGATATGATTGAAATTTCTTGGATATTAGGATTTAAAATTCTATATCAGAAAAAACTCACAGCCCAACAAAAACTTTAAAAGCATCATAGATTCCCCATTGTGCACCAGTAAGGGTTCCAATCATGACAATACGAAGGGGAAGTCCACGGGTGCAAAGACCCAACAATCCCATCTTCTTCACCGCCTGCAACAGATTAAAGAAGTGCAAAAGATCCGGGTGATCATGTCAAAAGTGACATATATATCAATGATATTGAAACAATATAAGGTTTTTACGTACATCACCGACTGTTGCTCCCTTGGCATTGTTGAGAAAAGAGACTAGGTTGTCAGCAGGATGTGACACAATAGCACAGAAAACACCAGCTATGTATCCACCAGCAAAGCTCACCGCAAGTTGCAATGATTTACTGCACTTATCTTTCGGGGTTGGAATGGCATGCTTGTAGAGTAGCTCTACAATTGTTTCAAAAGATGCAAATTTCATCATCGTATCTGCACATATAGCAATTTACTTCGTCACTACAGATTCTAAACTTCTCACAACCCCAAGGAAAGACTTAAACACAGTGGTTAACAGTTATAAATTGCTAAATGTTTGGCTTACATGGAATCTGTCGTCCCCAGAGAGGAACGAGTCCTTTGAACAACCTACAAACATTGTAAGAACATAGTATCAGCATTTCATCCAAAACATAAATCCACTACTTGAACcataaatttatttaaagtttATGATACCCGCCAAAGCCTTCAGCCTTCAAAAAGTTTGGTAATCCATCTGATAAACCTCGGGCAAATCCCGGCTGAGTTTGCACACGGACTTTGACAGCCTCCATAGGGCAGAGAGCAACATCAGCAATCACTTCAGCTGATGCTGAACCAGCAAGAAAAATCAGGGTCTTATACTTTGATGCATATTCAGGACCCGCAAGGTCTGAATAGTACTTCTTGAAGAACTCATAGAAGCCAAATTTACAAGCGCCCTGGGCACTGTAACCGAGCAGAGTAGGCACCCAACCCTTGGATAAACCTTTAATACCTTGCTCCTTCAGCAAGATTCCAAACCCAGATGAGATGCTCTTGTATTTTACTGGGTCGATCTGAGATTTCAGAAGCATTCATATTAGCATTCCTTTTTTCTTTGGTATgaacaattaaatttaaaaccatGAAGCTACTCATTATGAATGATGTAGGTGAAAAAACGTTAAAAATAATTGCATTTTCGCATACGTCATTGGAAGCATCAAGGGACGAGCAACCATTTCGtcgatttaaaaattaatttaaacaaaaacgAAGTTGTAGTACTCAAATCACATTTTATTGCCAATACTGTTTTTAATCTCAGAGAAATTAATTTCACTGTCTATCTATTCAAACTGACCCTGAAATctaaaatacaaagaaaatttgaatatatGTTTTTAGTAATCGAAGGCAATGCAATGATAATAGTGAAACAGTAAAATCTTGTGCAATGCATATTAACCACTAAATTTCAGAATCAAAGACCaaatcaaataaacatcaaattcCAACAAACGTAAAGGAAAGAAAAGCCAAACAACGTTGTTTAATCTATCATTTCTTTGGATCATCAAATAGAAATTTAGGATTAACATCATAAATTcgatcatataaaataaaatatcggAATAATCAAGAAAATGATCGGATGAACGAAGAAAGAATACCTGCATATTACACTTGACAAGATCAAGAGGCGTAACAGCAGTGTGAGTAAGGCCACAACTTAATATCCCACCCATCGTACACGCACCGTAAAAAGCGGGCGAGTGCATCTCGATCTTCTCCTTCGGTGCAGGTATCAAAATCCTACCCGAAGTAATCCCTGCATCACCGACACCCAAGTAATTCGTCGATGGCGATGGCGATGGCGAAACGGACGGTGATCGACGCAGCACatggtgatggtgatgatgatTGGCGTTAATCGAAGACGTGTCGAAACCAAGGGGTGATGTAGTTGTGGAATAGAGGAAGCTAGGAATGAGAGACTGGCGGCGGTTATCAGAGATTGccattttttgttgttgttgttttgatttgttttgtggttattgaatctgaaaaataaaacaaattgaaagCAGAGTTGGTTTTTGAGCGAGGGGAGGATACGAAGAAAATGGAAAGTTTGTGGTGCTTTCTGAAATACGAGATGAAAAGTAAGCAAAACCTCTCGAAAATCTCTGCGTTTTTAAAGGACACTCCTTCCTTACTTTGCTTCCCGCTTTTTTATTCTTCCTTGCCTCTCTCATACTCTGACTTttgatattttcttaattccACGGTTGACccctaaatataaatattatccaTTTTCGGTATAACTTCCTTTTCATCTTAGTATATTTTTTAAGGGCATcttagtatttttaataaaataagtgttgTTTAACTGTTAATTTCACGGTGACttgattaatataatattataatttaaagatataattaaaatatttaaaaatttaaaatttaatttaaattaaactacttaataataaaataattcaattaatataaTATCTATAATTTAAAATGTTGATTCAAACAGATAACTTGAAAGCTATTGAAGCTATCCAAAATTCGATTTCAACATATTCTAGATTAACGCTTATCAggaaaatatatcattttttaagAATGTAAAGGACTGGATAATCGAGTACATCCTAGGAAAGAAAATATAGAAGTtgataaattaactaaaatagcCTTTAATAAGGACGATGGGTTACATTTATTTTCAGTCAATCcttttaatttaggttaattatttgtattttttacagAAAAAAGCatgattaaaacattttaaaattaatttaaaatgacTGGTAATCCCTttgttaaaatataaaacaaataatgcTAGTCTCACTGCCAAATCGGATCTTGCATGGcggttttcttaaaataaaaaccaaataatattaattttcaattatttaaattatttaatttgaataacagtatcttttattatttaaatatttttaaaaaatccaaaattaccacttaattattataaattccaactgattaaattataaaataattattataaatgatATTGTTGACTGTTCAAGCTATAGTTAATGtggtttataaaattttaaaaatattaaagttcttaatatatttaagaaaatttagtaatttataaattttctatttttaataattattagagatttaaataatttgtttggaatttccattttttttgtaaatttttaattttttaattttttaaatttttcgaaTGACTATAACAATGATTTTATTATGACATCGTTGTACGATGCGTGACAACATATGATGGACTAAATATTcagaccaaaataaaaaaatagtatactTCAGAGATTAAGATATGCATTAAGTCAAAAATACATATATCTATATTATATTAAGCTCTTAATTGAATTTGTTTCACAAGTCAATTAAGCActaagtatatttttattattttataaaaataaataaatggacctaaaatattataaatgaacgcttcatttattatttatgcatttttttcataaatatatttctgtaaaatattttttactcgaTCATAATCTAGCATATAGATTTTCTTGATACTAATATTGTTGTcgtacatgaattttttttattttatttatgtttaaatatacaaataaaaaaggctaataaatatattaatacaatttttattaacatgtaaaattttttatggGCAAATTATACTTCCTGTTTCAATATTAATGTAGAACGTATAtatattatggaaaaaattaaagaaatcatTCTATTGACACAATTAAGAAACTTTCATTTGGTAGGTTAATTATTTGTCATGATTCTTATAACTaatgtttaaaattaatattatttcaatatgatttctttataaaattatatcaacATTGAATACATGTTTATATAATAAGGATTATATAtgtcaataatttttattataatttatttagacataaattaaggaaaaaatataaatatgtgcatgtttaatctagttttaattttttaaatattaatttattatatacgATTTTTAAATCCAATACTGAAAAATATAAGTACTTACTTCAAgtacctaaaatttaaattttacccATTCATtcaattactaattttttttttttgggtaaaatcgCTGTTCTGGAGGGAAAATGGTGTTTGGGTTTTTTAGGAGTGGGGATTAATGGGAAGTGTGTTTTCCAATGGCTGTTTTGATGACCTGCTTCTGTCGGTTGGAGTCTCCCAAGGCGTACACGTGGCACTATCTGGGGTGGGACTCTTTGTCTAGGTTGGAGGATTTGTTTTTCTTTAGCTGTTAGCTTTTGCTTCTGATTTCTGGTTTATGGtttagactcttttttttttaatattaataaaagcCTCCAGCTGGATTTTCactaaaaaaatactcattttatatttatttctttaatagataaatgagaaagatattaaataagagtaatttattaatttaattattaattgtgtATTTTTTATAGAGTTTTCTGtttgtaatttttgtttaataacttaatttacataattttttttaatctttatattatattttaactttttttaagaGTAAAGGTAAAACCATAATTGAGAATAATAA is part of the Gossypium hirsutum isolate 1008001.06 chromosome D11, Gossypium_hirsutum_v2.1, whole genome shotgun sequence genome and encodes:
- the LOC107911250 gene encoding mitochondrial phosphate carrier protein 3, mitochondrial; this encodes MAISDNRRQSLIPSFLYSTTTSPLGFDTSSINANHHHHHHVLRRSPSVSPSPSPSTNYLGVGDAGITSGRILIPAPKEKIEMHSPAFYGACTMGGILSCGLTHTAVTPLDLVKCNMQIDPVKYKSISSGFGILLKEQGIKGLSKGWVPTLLGYSAQGACKFGFYEFFKKYYSDLAGPEYASKYKTLIFLAGSASAEVIADVALCPMEAVKVRVQTQPGFARGLSDGLPNFLKAEGFGGLFKGLVPLWGRQIPYTMMKFASFETIVELLYKHAIPTPKDKCSKSLQLAVSFAGGYIAGVFCAIVSHPADNLVSFLNNAKGATVGDAVKKMGLLGLCTRGLPLRIVMIGTLTGAQWGIYDAFKVFVGLPTTGGGAPTPAPAKAGKSM